Proteins encoded together in one Dehalogenimonas sp. THU2 window:
- a CDS encoding universal stress protein has translation MFNKILLPLDGSDMAESVIPYGEALARRLGSELVLIHACDESHNLNHTMHRLYLEKRAELVAEGFLSSAGEGQSPCVTAVTQFGELAPVIHDYVEQNGIDLVIMVSGGLNASAARPNSVADDVFRVIGCPSMLVPPRAVAPGKPLFSQILVPLDGTPGSEQALAPAAALAAASDAVITLFSMVKELVHSEPESDLVGDRGLYDIKGSLAAQEKTGEYLETLAWKMRDQGLDVDTRVDVGSDGAKLISAAARVLAADMVVMATTSRVSTWGVKSVTHKLLLAGDLPLLIVRQE, from the coding sequence ATGTTCAATAAGATTCTGCTGCCTCTTGACGGCTCGGACATGGCGGAATCCGTCATCCCCTACGGTGAAGCCCTGGCCCGGCGGCTGGGTTCTGAACTCGTCCTCATACATGCCTGTGATGAGAGCCACAACCTGAACCATACCATGCACCGGCTTTACCTGGAAAAACGGGCTGAGTTGGTTGCGGAAGGTTTCCTTTCCAGTGCCGGTGAGGGGCAATCACCCTGCGTAACCGCCGTGACCCAATTTGGTGAACTGGCTCCGGTAATTCACGATTATGTGGAGCAGAACGGCATAGATCTGGTCATCATGGTCAGCGGCGGGCTCAATGCATCGGCTGCGCGGCCCAACTCCGTCGCCGATGATGTTTTCCGGGTCATCGGCTGTCCCTCGATGCTGGTACCGCCGCGGGCTGTCGCCCCGGGTAAACCCCTGTTTTCCCAGATACTTGTCCCGCTTGACGGCACGCCGGGTTCCGAACAGGCCTTAGCCCCCGCAGCCGCCCTGGCCGCCGCCAGTGACGCCGTGATCACCCTCTTCAGCATGGTAAAAGAATTGGTGCATTCGGAACCGGAGTCCGACCTGGTCGGTGATCGCGGTCTTTACGATATCAAAGGTTCGCTCGCCGCTCAGGAAAAGACCGGTGAATACCTGGAGACACTGGCCTGGAAAATGAGGGATCAGGGACTGGACGTCGATACCCGTGTCGATGTCGGCAGCGACGGCGCCAAACTTATCAGCGCCGCCGCCCGCGTCCTGGCGGCGGACATGGTGGTCATGGCCACCACCTCACGCGTGTCTACCTGGGGCGTGAAGTCCGTCACCCATAAACTGCTGCTGGCGGGCGACCTGCCTCTCCTTATCGTACGGCAGGAATAG
- the rpsB gene encoding 30S ribosomal protein S2: protein MTTTNIKELLESGAHFGHQTSRWHPKMKKYIFTKRNDIHIIDLDKTVVMLDKALDFIENIASEGGKILVVGTKKQAQEIVAEESKRGGMYYINQRWIGGILTNFAAIQNRIDYLVRLEDQHARGELARLPKKEQLKLADEMARLNKMMGGFKEMTSLPDVIFIVDPTKEKIALAEAQRMGIPVVAMVDTNCSPVGIDYPIPANDDAMRAIKLVIGKVADTMLAVRAGLSKIEVEQVDTTAANKELDEKRAADIEFAA from the coding sequence ATCACAACCACCAATATCAAAGAGCTGCTGGAATCCGGGGCCCATTTCGGCCATCAGACCAGCCGCTGGCACCCCAAGATGAAGAAATACATCTTCACCAAGCGCAACGACATCCATATCATCGATCTCGACAAGACTGTCGTGATGCTGGACAAAGCGCTTGATTTTATCGAGAACATCGCATCCGAGGGCGGCAAGATATTGGTCGTCGGCACCAAGAAACAGGCACAGGAGATCGTCGCCGAGGAATCCAAACGCGGCGGCATGTATTACATCAACCAGCGCTGGATCGGCGGTATCCTGACCAACTTCGCCGCGATCCAGAACCGCATCGATTATCTGGTCCGCCTGGAAGACCAGCACGCTCGCGGCGAACTGGCCCGCCTGCCCAAGAAAGAGCAGCTCAAACTGGCCGATGAAATGGCCCGCCTCAACAAGATGATGGGTGGCTTCAAGGAAATGACCTCGTTGCCGGACGTTATCTTTATCGTCGATCCCACCAAAGAGAAGATCGCCCTGGCCGAAGCCCAGCGCATGGGTATCCCCGTGGTGGCTATGGTCGACACCAACTGCAGCCCGGTAGGCATCGACTATCCGATCCCCGCCAACGATGACGCCATGCGCGCTATCAAGCTCGTTATCGGCAAAGTAGCCGACACCATGCTCGCCGTCCGGGCCGGACTTTCCAAGATCGAAGTGGAGCAGGTGGATACCACCGCCGCCAATAAGGAACTGGACGAAAAACGCGCCGCCGACATCGAGTTCGCGGCCTAG
- the pyrH gene encoding UMP kinase, producing MTELKYSRVLLKLSGEAFAGDGSGIIDIPTVRAIVRQIKALTQLGVQVSIVVGAGNIWRGATVAREGVDRVTADYAGMLATVINALALQDMLEKEGVHTRTQSAITVQQVAEPFIRRRAIRHLEKGRVVIFAGGTGNPYMTTDTAAALRAIEIEAQVLLMAKNRVDGVYSADPLKHKDAVRFDRLTHLEALNKRLKVMDATALSLCLENKLPIIVFDMTAPGNLERAVAGEAVGTLISSENIS from the coding sequence TTGACCGAATTAAAATACTCCCGGGTGCTCCTGAAGCTATCCGGTGAAGCCTTCGCCGGTGACGGCAGCGGCATCATCGACATCCCCACCGTTCGTGCCATCGTCCGGCAGATCAAAGCCCTGACCCAGTTGGGCGTCCAGGTGTCCATCGTCGTCGGCGCCGGCAACATCTGGCGCGGCGCCACCGTGGCCAGGGAAGGTGTCGACCGCGTCACCGCCGATTACGCCGGCATGTTGGCCACCGTCATCAATGCCCTGGCCCTCCAGGACATGCTGGAAAAGGAAGGCGTCCATACCCGCACCCAGTCGGCCATTACCGTGCAGCAGGTAGCCGAGCCGTTCATCCGCCGCCGTGCCATCCGCCACCTGGAAAAAGGCCGCGTCGTCATCTTCGCCGGCGGTACAGGCAACCCCTATATGACCACCGACACCGCCGCCGCCCTGCGCGCCATCGAGATCGAGGCCCAGGTGCTCCTCATGGCCAAGAACCGGGTGGACGGCGTATATTCCGCCGACCCTTTGAAGCACAAGGACGCCGTCAGGTTCGATCGGCTGACCCACCTTGAGGCCCTCAACAAGCGTCTCAAGGTGATGGACGCCACCGCGTTGTCGCTGTGCCTGGAAAACAAATTGCCGATCATCGTCTTCGACATGACCGCCCCCGGCAATCTGGAACGCGCCGTCGCCGGCGAGGCGGTCGGTACATTAATTTCAAGTGAGAACATATCATGA
- a CDS encoding translation elongation factor Ts produces MQVSAETIKELREKCGAGVMDCRNALIESEGNIDKAFEALQAKGFLKAAKKADRVTGQGLVESYIHTGGRVGALIELNCETDFVARTDEFKRLAHDVAMQVAAMCPIYLSEADRPADCEVEANSACLLLQPFIKEPSKSINDLITEVIARTGENIRLKRFVRFELGG; encoded by the coding sequence TTGCAAGTATCTGCTGAAACCATTAAAGAACTGCGGGAAAAATGCGGCGCCGGCGTCATGGACTGCCGCAACGCCCTTATCGAGTCCGAAGGCAACATCGACAAGGCTTTCGAGGCCCTCCAAGCCAAGGGCTTTCTCAAGGCGGCTAAGAAAGCTGATCGCGTTACCGGTCAGGGTCTGGTGGAGTCCTACATTCACACCGGCGGCCGGGTCGGCGCCCTGATCGAGCTAAATTGCGAGACCGATTTCGTCGCCCGCACCGATGAGTTTAAACGTCTGGCGCATGACGTGGCCATGCAGGTCGCGGCCATGTGTCCCATATACCTGTCCGAAGCCGATCGCCCGGCGGATTGTGAAGTAGAAGCCAACAGCGCCTGCCTGCTGCTACAGCCCTTCATCAAGGAACCGTCCAAGTCGATCAACGACCTCATCACCGAGGTTATAGCCCGGACCGGTGAGAACATCCGCTTGAAGCGGTTTGTCCGCTTCGAACTGGGCGGCTAA
- the coaE gene encoding dephospho-CoA kinase (Dephospho-CoA kinase (CoaE) performs the final step in coenzyme A biosynthesis.), with the protein MITIGITGGIGSGKSTVGAMLKDLGAAFIDADKVGHRLFREDSSLKRSIVESFGDRILTPEQDIDRRHLAAVVFKDPAALAKLNSIMHPAISCAVGEEVAALRAQGYGVVVIEAPLLVEAGWTKQTDVIWLTVAPAAVVLKRLIEKMGYTEVEAQARIASQISNEERRQYASVVIDTDVPFDELRARVGELWRGLSKGLNPNF; encoded by the coding sequence ATGATAACTATCGGCATTACCGGCGGTATCGGCAGCGGCAAGAGTACCGTCGGCGCGATGCTTAAAGACCTTGGCGCGGCGTTTATCGACGCCGATAAGGTCGGCCACAGGTTGTTCCGGGAAGATTCGTCATTAAAGCGATCTATCGTCGAATCCTTCGGCGACCGGATCCTTACTCCGGAGCAGGATATCGACCGCCGACATCTGGCCGCGGTTGTTTTCAAAGATCCGGCGGCGCTGGCTAAGCTGAATTCCATAATGCACCCGGCCATCAGCTGCGCGGTGGGAGAAGAAGTAGCGGCGCTCAGAGCCCAGGGGTACGGGGTAGTGGTGATCGAAGCGCCTCTGTTGGTGGAAGCCGGCTGGACCAAACAGACAGATGTCATCTGGCTGACGGTGGCTCCGGCGGCGGTTGTGTTGAAGCGGCTGATCGAGAAAATGGGATACACCGAAGTCGAAGCCCAGGCACGCATCGCTTCCCAGATCTCAAACGAGGAACGACGTCAGTATGCCTCGGTGGTCATCGACACCGACGTTCCCTTCGACGAACTGCGGGCACGGGTGGGGGAGTTGTGGCGGGGACTGAGCAAAGGACTAAATCCTAATTTCTAA